Proteins from a single region of Tachysurus vachellii isolate PV-2020 chromosome 15, HZAU_Pvac_v1, whole genome shotgun sequence:
- the hspb6 gene encoding heat shock protein beta-6 isoform X1, with protein sequence MDFDLPPTIPVSGIPWERVLPPMLPRLGGTFGSYAWTPAELLIPVKEHTGAAQVGKVVCDQNGFTVQLDVKHFSPEELMVKVTGNYVVVEGKHEQRKDGSGLVTRQFNRRYRIPNEVDGMKLECAVSPEGMLVISAPLLKTENAKSSTHPGPGV encoded by the exons ATGGATTTCGACCTGCCTCCCACCATACCTGTGAGCGGGATCCCCTGGGAAAGAGTTCTGCCTCCCATGCTGCCTCGCCTCGGGGGCACTTTTGGATCTTACGCATGGACCCCAGCTGAGCTACTGATTCCGGTTAAAGAGCACACTGGAGCCGCACAGGTGGGAAAG GTTGTTTGTGACCAAAATGGATTTACTGTGCAGCTTGATGTGAAACACTTCAGCCCTGAGGAGCTTATGGTCAAAGTCACAGGCAACTATGTTGTGGTAGAAGGAAAACACGAACAGAGAAAG GATGGATCTGGATTAGTGACCCGGCAGTTTAACCGAAGGTACCGCATCCCAAATGAAGTGGACGGCATGAAACTGGAGTGTGCAGTGTCACCAGAGGGAATGCTTGTAATTTCTGCCCCTTTGCTGAAGACTGAAAATGCCAAATCATCTACACACCCTGGACCAGGAGTGTAA
- the hspb6 gene encoding heat shock protein beta-6 isoform X2, producing MDFDLPPTIPVSGIPWERVLPPMLPRLGGTFGSYAWTPAELLIPVKEHTGAAQVVCDQNGFTVQLDVKHFSPEELMVKVTGNYVVVEGKHEQRKDGSGLVTRQFNRRYRIPNEVDGMKLECAVSPEGMLVISAPLLKTENAKSSTHPGPGV from the exons ATGGATTTCGACCTGCCTCCCACCATACCTGTGAGCGGGATCCCCTGGGAAAGAGTTCTGCCTCCCATGCTGCCTCGCCTCGGGGGCACTTTTGGATCTTACGCATGGACCCCAGCTGAGCTACTGATTCCGGTTAAAGAGCACACTGGAGCCGCACAG GTTGTTTGTGACCAAAATGGATTTACTGTGCAGCTTGATGTGAAACACTTCAGCCCTGAGGAGCTTATGGTCAAAGTCACAGGCAACTATGTTGTGGTAGAAGGAAAACACGAACAGAGAAAG GATGGATCTGGATTAGTGACCCGGCAGTTTAACCGAAGGTACCGCATCCCAAATGAAGTGGACGGCATGAAACTGGAGTGTGCAGTGTCACCAGAGGGAATGCTTGTAATTTCTGCCCCTTTGCTGAAGACTGAAAATGCCAAATCATCTACACACCCTGGACCAGGAGTGTAA
- the psenen gene encoding gamma-secretase subunit PEN-2: protein MNLERVSNEEKLNLCRKYYLGGFAFLPFLWLVNVVWFFKEAFVKPAYTEQPQIKIYVKRSALGLFLWVAVLTTWITIFQHYRARWGEVADYLSFTIPLGTP, encoded by the exons ATGAACTTGGAGCGCGTTTCTAACGAGGAGAAACTGAATCTTTGCAGAAAATATTATTTGG GTGGCTTTGCCTTCCTCCCTTTCCTCTGGCTGGTGAACGTTGTGTGGTTTTTTAAAGAGGCCTTTGTAAAACCCGCCTACACAGAACAACCACAGATCAAAATCT ATGTGAAGCGGTCAGCGCTGGGATTATTTCTGTGGGTGGCCGTGCTCACGACGTGGATCACCATATTCCAGCATTACCGAGCACGGTGGGGTGAAGTGGCTGATTATCTCTCCTTCACCATTCCTCTTGGCACACCATAA